From one Thalassospira lucentensis genomic stretch:
- a CDS encoding polymer-forming cytoskeletal protein: MSSKPHSTSFRPEIPKRPLEIPTRGSAGRPSATPSHTEGKKLTVGRDIRLAGEIGSCDVLVVEGHVEAQIKECTRLEVSQGGTFVGTAQVDEAEISGTFEGDLTARRVIVIGSADINGKITYGALQIENGARIKGSLEYVEGSDDGTSRTGHSAAITIPRKSDDI; this comes from the coding sequence ATGTCCAGCAAACCGCATTCCACCAGCTTCCGTCCGGAAATCCCGAAGCGCCCGCTTGAAATTCCGACCCGCGGCAGTGCTGGTCGTCCAAGTGCCACCCCAAGCCACACCGAGGGCAAAAAACTGACGGTTGGCCGCGATATTCGTCTGGCTGGTGAAATCGGTTCCTGCGACGTCCTCGTCGTTGAGGGCCATGTCGAAGCCCAGATCAAGGAATGCACCCGTCTTGAAGTTTCCCAAGGCGGCACCTTCGTTGGTACCGCGCAGGTCGACGAAGCCGAAATCAGCGGCACTTTCGAAGGCGACCTGACGGCACGTCGTGTCATTGTCATCGGCTCGGCAGATATCAATGGCAAGATCACCTATGGTGCGCTTCAGATTGAAAACGGTGCCCGCATCAAGGGCTCGCTGGAATATGTTGAAGGCAGCGACGACGGTACCAGCCGTACCGGCCATTCTGCTGCAATCACCATTCCACGCAAAAGCGACGATATCTGA
- a CDS encoding EI24 domain-containing protein codes for MINDFLKSVSQFSDPRFRKVVLIGVAGALAIIVGLWMLIGFGLNSITFFADGGWMETAADWLLGVGLAFLVLLMFPATTVLISSLLLDQIADAVEDKYYPTLPETRPQPISEALISGLKFALTALALNILILPLLLAGPVYVIAFYAMNGYLLSREYFELVAARRYDVRTVNAIRKSCQTKLWFAGIGLTFLMTVPLVNLVAPIIATAFMVHYSVRLGAFENRITV; via the coding sequence ATGATCAATGATTTTCTGAAATCCGTTTCCCAGTTTTCCGACCCGCGATTTCGCAAGGTTGTGTTGATCGGTGTTGCCGGCGCCCTGGCGATAATAGTCGGGCTTTGGATGCTGATCGGATTCGGGTTGAACTCGATCACCTTCTTTGCCGATGGTGGCTGGATGGAAACGGCGGCTGACTGGCTGCTTGGCGTGGGTCTTGCGTTTCTGGTGCTGCTAATGTTTCCGGCTACCACTGTCCTGATCTCGAGCCTGCTGCTTGATCAGATCGCCGATGCGGTCGAAGACAAATATTACCCGACCCTGCCTGAAACACGCCCGCAACCGATTTCCGAGGCCCTGATCAGTGGCCTTAAATTTGCGCTGACGGCGCTGGCCCTTAACATCCTGATCCTGCCGCTTCTTTTAGCAGGTCCAGTATATGTTATCGCGTTTTATGCGATGAATGGCTATCTGCTGTCGCGCGAATATTTTGAACTGGTCGCCGCACGTCGTTATGATGTTCGCACGGTGAATGCCATTCGCAAAAGTTGCCAGACGAAACTTTGGTTTGCCGGAATCGGCCTGACATTCCTGATGACCGTGCCGCTGGTCAACCTTGTGGCGCCGATTATCGCGACTGCCTTTATGGTGCATTACTCCGTCCGTCTGGGTGCATTCGAAAACCGGATCACCGTCTGA
- a CDS encoding outer membrane lipoprotein carrier protein LolA, whose protein sequence is MAFFSKFGKFRIKQMGARFRTMTAASVFATAFAIAAPASISLTPANALAQSGAIDQATTDKIENYLEDITTLKADFVQISSDGAAAEGKLYMERPGKMRFEYNPPAQILLVSTGSDFIYYDKEINAPTYFDIDETPAGIILAKDVSLTREVKVVDFKRTAETMRVEMVRKSDQGAGSVTLVFQENPMQLRQWIVTDPAGIETTVTLFNTEEGVTLDPELFKFERIWPNQRG, encoded by the coding sequence ATGGCGTTCTTCAGCAAATTCGGCAAATTCCGCATCAAACAGATGGGCGCGCGCTTCCGCACCATGACGGCGGCATCGGTCTTTGCGACCGCCTTTGCGATTGCCGCACCGGCTTCAATTAGCCTGACCCCGGCAAATGCACTTGCACAATCGGGAGCGATTGATCAGGCAACCACCGACAAGATCGAAAACTATCTCGAAGACATCACCACGCTGAAAGCCGATTTTGTCCAGATTTCGTCGGATGGTGCTGCTGCCGAGGGGAAGCTTTATATGGAGCGCCCCGGCAAGATGCGATTTGAGTATAATCCGCCGGCCCAGATTCTGCTGGTCTCGACCGGATCCGATTTCATCTATTATGACAAGGAAATCAACGCTCCGACCTATTTTGACATCGACGAAACCCCAGCCGGAATCATTCTGGCAAAAGACGTCTCGCTAACGCGCGAAGTCAAGGTTGTCGATTTCAAACGGACTGCAGAAACCATGCGCGTCGAAATGGTCCGCAAATCCGATCAGGGTGCTGGCAGTGTCACGCTTGTATTCCAGGAAAACCCGATGCAGTTGCGCCAGTGGATTGTCACCGACCCCGCCGGGATCGAAACGACAGTGACCCTGTTCAATACAGAAGAAGGTGTCACGCTCGACCCGGAATTATTCAAGTTCGAACGTATCTGGCCCAACCAGCGCGGCTGA
- the gshB gene encoding glutathione synthase — MSRTVAIQMDPIASIDIKGDSTFVMGLEAQARGYDLLHYHPDDMFYDRGRIKAEVRPMKLRYEKGNHYDLGDAKIIDLAKETDVILMRQDPPFDMNYITATHLLEAVHPESFVVNHPGHVRNAPEKIFVTEFPDLMPPTLITRSAARIRDFREEFKDIIVKPLFGNGGAGVFHLKPGDENLNSLLELFAVQSREPLMVQAYLPDVRKGDKRIILVDGKPVGAINRVPAEGEARSNMHVGGVAEKSMLTPREIEICERIGPELKKRDLIFVGIDVIGDYMTEINVTSPTGLQEVNRFDGSKLESLIWDAIETRLS; from the coding sequence ATGAGTCGCACCGTCGCTATTCAGATGGATCCGATCGCATCGATCGATATCAAAGGGGATTCAACCTTTGTCATGGGGCTCGAAGCCCAAGCACGCGGTTATGACCTTTTGCATTATCATCCTGATGACATGTTTTATGACCGTGGCCGGATCAAGGCCGAAGTCCGCCCGATGAAGCTTCGCTACGAAAAGGGCAACCATTACGATCTTGGTGATGCAAAGATCATCGACCTTGCGAAGGAAACCGATGTGATCCTGATGCGTCAGGACCCGCCGTTTGACATGAATTACATAACGGCAACCCATCTGCTTGAAGCTGTTCATCCGGAAAGTTTCGTGGTTAACCATCCTGGCCATGTGCGCAACGCACCGGAAAAGATTTTTGTCACCGAGTTCCCCGACCTGATGCCGCCGACCCTGATTACCCGCTCAGCTGCGCGCATTCGCGATTTCCGCGAGGAATTCAAGGATATCATTGTCAAGCCGCTGTTTGGCAACGGCGGGGCTGGCGTGTTTCACCTAAAACCGGGGGATGAGAACCTTAATTCGCTGTTGGAACTGTTTGCCGTCCAGTCGCGCGAACCGCTGATGGTCCAAGCCTATTTGCCGGACGTGCGCAAAGGCGACAAGCGCATCATACTGGTTGATGGCAAACCGGTCGGTGCGATCAATCGCGTTCCGGCAGAGGGCGAAGCACGGTCGAACATGCATGTCGGCGGGGTTGCCGAAAAATCCATGCTGACCCCGCGTGAGATTGAGATTTGTGAACGCATCGGGCCGGAACTGAAAAAGCGCGATCTGATCTTTGTCGGGATTGATGTGATTGGTGACTATATGACGGAAATCAACGTTACCTCTCCTACCGGACTCCAGGAAGTGAACCGGTTTGATGGATCGAAACTGGAATCCCTGATCTGGGATGCGATTGAAACCCGCCTATCCTGA
- a CDS encoding alkaline phosphatase D family protein — protein sequence MADKQNSAISTNGTFGPFLFARGSDDKTARLAALVVTQEGDDPAEFRIMDKDIVTPAKLATRFGRDYWRYDFELPVASDARYSFDTETYHVNTDMTHDLRIGFVSCNGQEDGDLDRPLADRNALWIDLGHEHEKRPFSLLLHGGDQIYADGVWECHPDIVAWQKMQKRQKLATDFTPDMHDGVLKFYLEHYLEIYGQPQISHMLARVPSLMMWDDHDIFDGWGSHKKWFHDSMVAKGIFDCAREAFCLMQLCTAPDDLAGKIIDRSGESLGWRTDFPEFSVIAPDLRSERTPHAIMGEHGWRDMIATLDTVPEHNRILLMSSVPVIGPRLSLVEAILHLMPSAQKYEDDLRDQWQSRWHRKEWCRLLETLEEVANDRNHDITLLSGEIHVATRGTFETGGKIIHQLVASGISHTAPPVAFARALGLLAWIGDNPLPGRPTKLKPLPGRFGTYCAARNYLTLDREDENWRANWHLENIGWTPDLKI from the coding sequence ATGGCGGATAAGCAAAACAGCGCAATTTCAACGAATGGCACCTTTGGTCCGTTTCTGTTTGCGCGTGGCAGCGACGATAAAACAGCCCGTCTGGCCGCCCTTGTGGTGACGCAGGAAGGGGACGATCCGGCCGAGTTTCGCATCATGGATAAGGACATTGTGACCCCGGCAAAGCTCGCGACCCGGTTTGGACGCGATTACTGGCGCTATGATTTCGAGCTGCCGGTTGCATCGGATGCGCGTTACAGTTTCGATACCGAAACATATCATGTGAATACCGATATGACCCATGACCTTCGGATCGGGTTTGTTTCGTGCAACGGGCAGGAAGACGGCGATTTGGACCGGCCTTTGGCGGATCGCAACGCGCTTTGGATTGATCTTGGTCACGAGCATGAGAAACGGCCCTTTTCGCTGCTTTTGCATGGCGGGGACCAGATTTATGCCGATGGTGTTTGGGAATGCCATCCTGATATTGTCGCGTGGCAAAAGATGCAAAAGCGCCAGAAACTGGCGACAGATTTCACGCCAGACATGCATGACGGCGTTCTGAAGTTCTATCTTGAACATTATCTTGAAATTTATGGCCAGCCGCAGATCAGCCATATGCTGGCGCGCGTGCCGTCTTTAATGATGTGGGATGATCACGATATTTTCGATGGTTGGGGCAGCCACAAGAAATGGTTCCATGACAGTATGGTTGCCAAGGGCATATTTGACTGCGCGCGCGAGGCATTCTGTTTGATGCAGCTTTGCACGGCACCCGACGATCTGGCTGGCAAGATTATTGATCGCAGTGGGGAAAGCCTTGGCTGGCGGACGGATTTTCCCGAATTTTCGGTGATTGCGCCCGACCTCCGGTCGGAACGGACCCCGCATGCGATCATGGGCGAACATGGCTGGCGGGACATGATTGCGACACTCGATACTGTTCCGGAACATAATCGTATTTTGTTGATGTCGAGTGTGCCGGTAATTGGCCCGCGCCTGTCGCTGGTCGAGGCGATTTTGCACCTGATGCCCAGTGCCCAGAAATACGAAGATGACCTGCGCGATCAGTGGCAAAGCCGCTGGCATCGCAAGGAATGGTGCCGTCTTCTGGAAACGCTTGAAGAAGTTGCGAATGATCGCAATCACGATATCACCCTGCTGTCGGGGGAAATTCATGTGGCGACGCGAGGCACGTTTGAAACAGGTGGAAAAATCATCCATCAACTGGTGGCATCGGGGATTTCACATACTGCACCTCCGGTCGCATTCGCACGTGCACTTGGTCTTCTGGCGTGGATTGGTGACAATCCCCTGCCTGGTCGCCCGACGAAGCTTAAACCGCTTCCGGGGCGATTTGGCACCTACTGCGCGGCGCGCAATTACCTGACACTGGATCGCGAGGATGAAAACTGGCGGGCCAACTGGCATCTGGAAAATATCGGCTGGACGCCGGATTTAAAGATTTAG
- a CDS encoding glutathione S-transferase: protein MQLYYAPTSPFSRKVRIIARELGLEGKIAEIMIDPWTDAALREHNPLAKVPTLVLENGMAVFESAVICDHLDEVARANSDETGIIPQEGSERLNALQWQGLSDGMMAATGRLFADSKRPENERSDFVMDRQHAAVQRSIDAIEGGILSLAAGRPDIGTLSVAAALEYVDFRWPDGRFALSDDLRHWMAALADRPSMIATRYHLLPA, encoded by the coding sequence ATGCAGCTTTATTACGCACCGACTTCGCCATTTTCGCGCAAGGTCCGGATTATTGCGCGTGAATTGGGGCTTGAAGGCAAGATCGCCGAAATCATGATCGATCCTTGGACCGATGCGGCGTTACGCGAACACAATCCGCTGGCCAAGGTACCGACTCTGGTACTTGAAAACGGGATGGCGGTGTTCGAGTCTGCGGTGATTTGTGATCACCTTGATGAAGTTGCCCGTGCGAATAGTGATGAGACCGGCATCATTCCGCAGGAAGGCTCCGAACGGCTTAATGCCCTGCAGTGGCAGGGATTATCTGACGGCATGATGGCGGCAACCGGTCGACTTTTTGCCGACAGCAAACGACCAGAAAATGAACGTTCCGATTTCGTAATGGATCGGCAGCATGCGGCAGTCCAAAGAAGCATTGACGCCATAGAAGGCGGCATCCTCAGTCTTGCAGCAGGCCGGCCCGATATCGGCACTCTGTCCGTCGCAGCCGCCCTTGAATATGTCGATTTTCGCTGGCCAGACGGGCGCTTTGCCCTTTCGGATGATCTGCGTCACTGGATGGCGGCACTAGCAGATCGTCCATCAATGATCGCCACGCGGTATCATCTTTTGCCGGCTTGA
- a CDS encoding MarR family winged helix-turn-helix transcriptional regulator: MSKKDFNQNDKVPFSSTLMVRDSCLCLHVRRAARTIARRFDDAFRSLDLTSGQFSLLMSLNRPEPPHMQDVANLLAMDRTTLTANLKPLERRGLVNIQPDPKDKRGRLLTLTDPGMALLMRAFPIWQKTQAELESMVAGPDSSQLLADLVSLSREHAG, from the coding sequence ATGTCAAAGAAAGATTTCAACCAGAACGATAAAGTCCCGTTTTCATCGACATTGATGGTGCGTGACAGTTGTCTATGCCTGCATGTCCGACGGGCCGCGCGCACGATTGCGCGACGGTTTGACGATGCATTTCGTTCACTTGATCTGACCAGCGGGCAATTTTCCCTGCTGATGTCACTTAACCGGCCCGAACCACCGCATATGCAGGATGTCGCCAATTTGCTGGCAATGGATCGAACGACACTGACGGCCAATCTCAAGCCGCTGGAACGACGCGGGCTGGTTAATATTCAGCCCGACCCGAAGGACAAACGCGGTCGCCTTCTGACCCTGACCGACCCGGGCATGGCGCTTCTGATGCGCGCCTTTCCGATCTGGCAAAAAACCCAGGCTGAACTTGAAAGCATGGTTGCCGGTCCGGATTCGTCACAGCTTCTGGCTGATCTGGTCAGCTTGTCACGGGAACATGCCGGCTAA
- a CDS encoding VOC family protein, with product MQKISPFLWFDGNAEEAVNFYASIFPNAKIGEILRSSKAGPGPEGNVLTVSFELEGLQFTALNGGSQFRFTEAVSFTVSCNDQAEVDYYWDCLSEDGEPRQCGWVKDRFGLFWQITPVRLIELMNDPDPDIAARVATTMMSMDKFDIAGIERAAKGI from the coding sequence ATGCAGAAGATAAGCCCCTTTTTGTGGTTTGACGGCAACGCCGAAGAGGCCGTCAATTTTTATGCGTCCATTTTTCCAAATGCCAAGATCGGCGAAATCCTGCGCAGCAGCAAGGCAGGACCCGGACCGGAAGGCAATGTTTTAACCGTAAGTTTCGAGCTGGAAGGTCTGCAGTTCACGGCTCTTAATGGCGGGTCGCAGTTCAGGTTTACCGAAGCTGTTTCCTTCACCGTATCCTGCAATGACCAAGCAGAAGTTGATTATTACTGGGACTGCCTTTCCGAAGATGGGGAACCCAGACAGTGTGGATGGGTAAAAGACAGATTTGGCCTTTTCTGGCAGATCACTCCGGTCCGCCTTATCGAACTGATGAACGATCCGGACCCCGACATAGCCGCCCGGGTGGCAACAACCATGATGTCGATGGACAAATTCGACATCGCCGGGATTGAACGTGCCGCCAAAGGCATCTGA